CCGCGCCGAAGCCGCCCCCGAGGACGATCGTCGTCCGCGAGGGCGACGTGCTGACCGGAGAGGTCGGCGCGGTCGAGCTGGAGGGCGGCGGCCGGGTCGAGCTGCCCGCCGCGCTGCCGCTCGGCTACCACCGGCTCGGTGAGCGCACCGTGATCGTCGCGCCGCGCAAGCTCGCCGAGGTCACCCGGTCGTGGGGCTGGATGCTCCAGCTCTACGCGATGCGCTCGGCGGAGTCGTGGGGCATGGGCGACTACGGCGACCTGGCCACCCTGGCCGAGCGCAGCGCCGTCGAGCTGGGCGCGGGCGTGCTGCTGGTCAACCCCGTGCAGGCGATCAGCCCGACCTCGCCGGTGGAGCGCTCGCCGTACTCGCCGTCGAGCCGCCGCTTCGCCAACCCCCTCTACCTGCGCGTCTCCGACGTCCCGGCGTACCGCGAGCTGGATGACGCGGCCCGCGCGGAGGTCGACGCGCTGCGCCCGCCCAACGACACCGAGCTGATCGACTACGACGCCGTGTGGGCCGCCAAGGCCAAGGCGCTCGAACTGCTCTGGCGGCACGTGGAGCACCGCGCGCCCGAGGGCGACCTGCTGGACTTCGCCCGGTTCTGCGCCCTCGCCGAGGTGCACGGCCCCGACTGGCGCGAGTGGCCACCGGCCCAGCGCGACCCGGCCACCGCCACCGCCGACCCCGAACGGGTGGCGTTCCACGCGTGGCTGCAGGAGCTGTGCGAGGAGCAGTTGGACGCCGCGCGCCGCGCCGCGCGCGACGCGGGCATGCCGGTCGGCGTCGTGCACGACCTGCCGGTCGGCGTGCACCCCGGCGGCGCGGACACCTGGGCGGTGCGCGACGTGTTCGCCGCGGACGTCACGGTCGGCGCGCCACCGGACGCGTTCAGCCGCCTCGGCCAGGACTGGGCCCTGCCGCCGTGGCGGCCGGACCGGCTCGCCGAGCAGGGCTACGAGCCGTTCCGGGCCGTGGTGCGCAGCGTGCTGCGGCACGCCGACGGCATCCGCATCGACCACGTGGCCGGCCTGTGGCGGCTGTGGTGGATCCCGCCGGGCGAGCCGGCCAAGCGCGGCACCTACGTGCACTACGACCCGGACGCCATGCTCGCCGTGCTGACCCTGGAGGCGCACCGCGCGGGCGCGGTCGTCGTCGGCGAGGACCTGGGCACCGTCGAGACGAAGGTCACCGAGGCGCTGCACGAGCACGGCGTGCTCAGCTCGGCCGTGCTGTGGTTCCAGCGCGAGTACGACCTGCCCGACCACCCGCTGATCCCGCCGGAGAAGTGGCGCTCGTCGGCGATGGCCAGCATCTCCACCCACGACCTGCCGACGGTGGCCGGCTTCCTCGCCGCCGAGCACGTTCGGGTGCGAGCCGAACTCGGTCAGTTTGAAGGACCCGTCGCCGGGGAATACGAGGCAGCCGAGCGCGAGCGCGGGGAGTTGCTGGAACTCCTCAAGCAGGAGGGTGTGGCTGCCGATGACCTGGTTACCGCGTTCCACGCCCTGCTCGC
This genomic window from Saccharothrix sp. HUAS TT1 contains:
- the malQ gene encoding 4-alpha-glucanotransferase, which encodes MDDELAALAEAHGVATHYEDAAQRRADVDPDVVVAVLAQLDIDASTPEAVRRALAAPKPPPRTIVVREGDVLTGEVGAVELEGGGRVELPAALPLGYHRLGERTVIVAPRKLAEVTRSWGWMLQLYAMRSAESWGMGDYGDLATLAERSAVELGAGVLLVNPVQAISPTSPVERSPYSPSSRRFANPLYLRVSDVPAYRELDDAARAEVDALRPPNDTELIDYDAVWAAKAKALELLWRHVEHRAPEGDLLDFARFCALAEVHGPDWREWPPAQRDPATATADPERVAFHAWLQELCEEQLDAARRAARDAGMPVGVVHDLPVGVHPGGADTWAVRDVFAADVTVGAPPDAFSRLGQDWALPPWRPDRLAEQGYEPFRAVVRSVLRHADGIRIDHVAGLWRLWWIPPGEPAKRGTYVHYDPDAMLAVLTLEAHRAGAVVVGEDLGTVETKVTEALHEHGVLSSAVLWFQREYDLPDHPLIPPEKWRSSAMASISTHDLPTVAGFLAAEHVRVRAELGQFEGPVAGEYEAAERERGELLELLKQEGVAADDLVTAFHALLAKAGSALVLTSPQDALGELRQPNLPGTTDQYPNWRIPLPVALADLFDDPRVRRVAAELTGGRVPPAGGIGSS